In the genome of Candidatus Lernaella stagnicola, one region contains:
- a CDS encoding NADH-quinone oxidoreductase subunit M gives MSFRLISLVIFSPLITVVVLLLWRGLGDEKVRRIALAGSLATFVLSLPLFFLYQPAQNLWLLEPAVDWIAAWGVHYAVGIDGISLFLVLLTTFLTPLCVLASWKYIQQRVKAYMIAFLLLEMAMLGTFCALDVFLFYVFWEAMLVPMYLIIGVWGGPRRIYAAVKFFLYTMVGSVLMLIALLATYFALPERTFDLFAWYQTGLSPSLQLWCFSAFALAFAIKVPMWPLHTWLPDAHVEAPTAGSVILAGVLLKMGTYGFMRFAIPIYPDAAQTAAPVMVALAVIGIVYGALVAMVQKDVKRLVAYSSVSHLGFVMLGLFAFNAQGAAGGVLQMVNHGISTGALFLLVGVLYERRHTRLISDFGGIAKVMPAYATIFMITTLSSIGLPGTNGFIGEFLVLLGAFDRWMPLAIVATSGVILAAVYMLWMVQRVFFGPVKHEANQGLADLNKREWAYLLPLVLLIFWIGVYPQTFLNKIQPSVERWLTTVIPAKQVAAYQPAALERDIAPPGGVFDWDGQ, from the coding sequence ATGAGTTTTCGGTTGATCTCGCTCGTGATCTTCTCACCGCTGATTACAGTGGTCGTGCTGCTGCTGTGGCGCGGCCTCGGCGATGAGAAGGTGCGGCGGATCGCCCTGGCGGGCTCGCTGGCGACCTTCGTGCTCAGCCTGCCGCTGTTTTTCTTGTACCAACCCGCCCAAAACCTCTGGCTGCTGGAGCCGGCGGTGGATTGGATCGCCGCCTGGGGCGTCCACTATGCGGTGGGCATCGACGGCATCAGCCTGTTCCTGGTTTTACTGACGACCTTCCTGACGCCGCTGTGCGTTTTGGCCTCCTGGAAATACATCCAACAGCGCGTCAAGGCTTACATGATCGCCTTCCTGCTGCTGGAAATGGCGATGCTCGGCACCTTCTGCGCCCTGGACGTGTTTCTCTTCTACGTGTTCTGGGAGGCGATGCTCGTGCCGATGTACCTGATCATCGGCGTCTGGGGTGGGCCGCGACGGATCTACGCGGCGGTGAAGTTTTTCCTGTACACGATGGTCGGCTCGGTGCTGATGCTGATCGCCCTGCTGGCCACCTACTTCGCCCTGCCCGAGCGTACCTTCGACCTGTTCGCCTGGTACCAGACGGGCCTGAGCCCCTCGCTGCAATTGTGGTGCTTCTCCGCCTTCGCCCTGGCGTTCGCCATCAAGGTGCCGATGTGGCCGCTGCACACCTGGCTGCCCGACGCCCACGTGGAAGCGCCCACCGCCGGGTCGGTGATTCTGGCCGGCGTGCTGCTGAAGATGGGCACCTACGGTTTCATGCGTTTCGCGATTCCCATCTACCCCGACGCCGCCCAAACCGCCGCCCCGGTGATGGTCGCGTTGGCGGTGATCGGCATCGTCTACGGCGCGCTGGTGGCGATGGTGCAAAAAGACGTGAAGAGACTCGTCGCCTACTCCAGCGTCAGCCACCTGGGCTTCGTGATGCTCGGCCTGTTCGCCTTCAACGCGCAGGGTGCGGCAGGCGGCGTGCTGCAAATGGTCAACCACGGCATATCGACCGGCGCCCTCTTCCTGTTGGTCGGCGTGCTTTACGAGCGCCGTCACACACGACTGATCAGCGACTTCGGCGGCATCGCCAAAGTCATGCCGGCGTATGCGACGATTTTCATGATCACGACGCTCTCGTCGATCGGCCTGCCGGGCACCAACGGTTTTATCGGCGAGTTTCTCGTGCTACTGGGCGCTTTCGACCGCTGGATGCCGCTGGCGATCGTAGCCACCTCGGGCGTGATTCTAGCCGCCGTCTACATGCTGTGGATGGTGCAGCGCGTGTTCTTCGGACCGGTGAAGCACGAGGCGAACCAAGGCCTGGCCGACTTGAACAAACGCGAGTGGGCCTATCTGCTGCCGCTGGTGCTGCTCATCTTTTGGATCGGCGTGTACCCGCAGACTTTCCTGAACAAGATACAACCCAGCGTCGAGCGCTGGTTGACGACCGTAATACCCGCTAAGCAAGTCGCGGCCTACCAGCCCGCGGCCCTCGAGCGGGACATCGCGCCGCCCGGCGGCGTGTTCGATTGGGACGGGCAATGA
- the nuoI gene encoding NADH-quinone oxidoreductase subunit NuoI: protein MGFWRKVLLVDLLQGLALTLKYAFTKPITYQYPEKRRPLAPLYRGRHRLTVHEDGTLKCVACGLCAAVCPSRCIYIEPGEREDGERFPQVYEIEVTRCVFCGFCQEVCPFDAIVLTEEYELATTHKAALLYDKDALIERTSEE, encoded by the coding sequence TTGGGTTTCTGGCGTAAAGTGCTGCTCGTGGATTTGCTGCAGGGCCTGGCCCTGACGCTCAAGTACGCCTTTACGAAGCCCATCACGTACCAGTACCCGGAGAAACGCCGGCCGCTGGCGCCGCTGTACCGCGGTCGGCATCGGCTTACGGTGCACGAAGACGGCACGCTCAAGTGCGTCGCCTGCGGATTGTGCGCCGCGGTGTGCCCGTCGCGCTGCATTTACATCGAACCGGGCGAGCGTGAAGATGGCGAGCGCTTCCCGCAGGTTTACGAAATCGAAGTCACGCGCTGCGTGTTTTGCGGCTTCTGCCAAGAAGTCTGCCCCTTTGACGCCATCGTTCTGACCGAGGAGTACGAACTGGCGACGACCCACAAGGCGGCGTTGCTGTACGACAAGGACGCGCTCATCGAGCGCACAAGCGAGGAGTAA
- the nuoH gene encoding NADH-quinone oxidoreductase subunit NuoH yields MMALIATAKILVFMAIFLGLTAYNTLYERRVVARIQQRIGPNRAGPWGLLQPIADAVKLFFKEDIVTDRSERFLYILAPIISVSTALLFIAMVPFGPEVPFLKGLPEAWNKFSMADLNVAVLFVFAISSLGVYSVLLGGWSANSKYSLLGGMRAGAQMVSYEITMGLAIVPVVMSAGSLSLHDIVTQQADVWNVLRFPWGPLGFFLFLMAMLAEANRAPFDLVEAEQELVGGYHTEYSSMKFGAFFVAEYGNLITVSALIVTFYLGGWQGLPFVDVGIPETLAPYLGLVWFGIKTAILVASFVWIRWTFPRPRYDQLMGFGWKIFFPLALFNVFLAGALMYFGQFFGFSYFG; encoded by the coding sequence ATGATGGCCCTTATTGCAACAGCGAAGATTTTGGTCTTTATGGCCATTTTCTTGGGCCTGACCGCCTACAACACGCTTTACGAACGGCGCGTGGTCGCGCGGATCCAGCAACGGATCGGCCCCAACCGCGCCGGGCCGTGGGGTCTGCTGCAGCCGATCGCCGACGCCGTCAAGCTCTTCTTCAAGGAAGACATCGTCACCGACCGCTCCGAACGCTTCCTGTACATCCTGGCACCGATCATTTCGGTGAGCACGGCGCTGTTGTTTATCGCCATGGTTCCCTTCGGCCCCGAAGTGCCCTTCCTGAAAGGCCTGCCCGAGGCCTGGAACAAGTTCTCGATGGCCGATTTGAACGTGGCGGTGCTGTTCGTGTTCGCCATCAGTTCGCTCGGCGTGTATTCGGTGCTGCTGGGCGGCTGGTCGGCCAACAGCAAGTACTCACTGCTGGGCGGCATGCGCGCCGGCGCGCAAATGGTGTCCTACGAAATCACCATGGGCTTAGCGATCGTTCCCGTGGTGATGAGCGCCGGCAGCTTAAGCCTGCACGACATCGTCACGCAGCAGGCCGACGTGTGGAACGTGCTGCGTTTCCCCTGGGGACCGCTCGGCTTCTTCCTGTTCCTCATGGCCATGCTGGCCGAAGCCAACCGCGCCCCCTTCGACCTGGTCGAGGCCGAGCAGGAGTTGGTCGGCGGGTATCACACCGAATACAGCTCGATGAAGTTCGGCGCGTTTTTCGTGGCCGAATACGGCAACCTGATCACCGTTTCGGCACTGATCGTCACCTTCTATCTGGGCGGCTGGCAGGGCCTGCCCTTCGTCGATGTGGGCATCCCGGAGACGCTGGCACCCTACTTGGGCCTGGTGTGGTTCGGCATCAAGACCGCGATTCTCGTAGCGAGTTTCGTGTGGATTCGCTGGACCTTTCCGCGGCCCCGTTACGACCAATTAATGGGCTTCGGGTGGAAGATTTTCTTCCCGCTGGCTTTGTTCAACGTGTTTTTGGCCGGGGCGCTGATGTACTTCGGTCAGTTTTTCGGGTTCAGCTACTTCGGGTAA
- a CDS encoding NADH-quinone oxidoreductase subunit J, which translates to MLKAIYLLFALGAVTGAANVVSRRNPVNVAISLLFTFLCVASLYILHGSPLLAMIQIIVYAGAILILVVFTIMLLSLREPGTGLDDFWTRPQKLAAAAAATILGGQLVYIAYQALDQATPGSGADLRELAAPATLAHVLFDKYLLPFEVASVLLLLAIVGTVVLTRRPKGTAAAIDADHADEIAPPEGGDS; encoded by the coding sequence TTGCTGAAGGCGATATATCTTTTGTTCGCGCTGGGCGCCGTGACGGGCGCGGCGAACGTCGTCTCGCGCCGCAACCCGGTTAACGTGGCGATCTCGCTGCTGTTCACCTTCCTTTGCGTGGCTTCGCTGTACATTCTGCACGGTTCGCCGCTGCTGGCGATGATCCAAATCATCGTCTATGCCGGGGCGATTCTCATCCTGGTGGTCTTCACGATCATGCTGTTGTCGCTGCGGGAGCCCGGCACCGGTCTGGACGACTTCTGGACCCGGCCGCAAAAACTCGCCGCCGCCGCGGCCGCGACGATCTTGGGCGGGCAATTGGTCTACATCGCCTATCAGGCGCTGGACCAAGCGACGCCCGGCTCGGGAGCCGACCTGCGGGAACTGGCCGCGCCCGCCACCTTGGCCCACGTGCTGTTCGACAAGTACCTCCTGCCCTTTGAGGTGGCCAGCGTGTTGCTGTTGCTGGCCATCGTCGGCACCGTCGTGCTCACGCGCCGCCCCAAGGGCACCGCGGCGGCCATCGACGCGGATCACGCCGACGAAATCGCGCCGCCGGAAGGGGGGGATTCATGA
- the nuoL gene encoding NADH-quinone oxidoreductase subunit L encodes MADWLFLIPLFPLIGVLLNGVVSPKLWPKSEKFTGVLASAMVLASFAVGFAAFLELRGEHAEALHQQLYTWIAVGSLNVPLGFMVDHLAAVMVLVVSGVGFLIHVYAIGYMHGDRGFRRFFTYMNLFVFAMLLLVTADSFLVMFVGWEGVGLCSYLLIGFFYEKKSAADAGKKAFVVNRIGDFGFLLAIFLVFYNFGTLEFEGVAKHTAGVGSGLITVICLLLFLGATGKSAQIPLFFWLPDAMEGPTPVSALIHAATMVTAGVYMIARTHFLYDLAPLAQALVASVGILTAFFAATIAFAQRDLKRILAYSTISQLGYMFVGVGVGAYAAGVFHLMTHAFFKALLFLSAGSVMHALQGELDIYKMGGLRKRMPVTFWTFLIATLAIAGLPPLSGFFSKDEILWKAFSTHLSGVPQTINYIVYGLGLLTACMTAFYMFRALFLAFFGESRMEPDIEAHVHESPKVMTLPLVALALLAMVGGLVGIPHVLGGGAHFENWIAQTVGHGEGHHAPAALELGLMALSVGVALLGIFLAWIFYRKRAELPAKVVNAYPRLYRWVFNKYYVDEFNDAAVVMPIKRVSTHFLYRFIDELIIDGLVNGVGRLARFCGGGLAKMQTGHVYTYAFSVLCGAVALVAFMLWRLG; translated from the coding sequence GTGGCTGACTGGCTGTTCCTCATTCCGCTTTTCCCGCTGATCGGCGTGCTGCTTAACGGCGTCGTCTCGCCCAAGCTGTGGCCGAAAAGCGAGAAATTCACCGGCGTCCTGGCCAGCGCCATGGTTCTTGCCTCCTTCGCGGTGGGCTTCGCGGCCTTCCTGGAACTGCGCGGCGAACACGCCGAGGCCCTGCACCAGCAACTCTACACGTGGATCGCCGTCGGCTCGCTGAACGTGCCGCTCGGTTTTATGGTCGATCACCTGGCGGCGGTGATGGTGTTGGTCGTCAGCGGCGTCGGCTTCCTGATTCACGTCTACGCCATCGGCTACATGCACGGCGACCGCGGCTTCCGGCGCTTTTTCACGTACATGAATCTTTTCGTGTTCGCGATGCTGCTGCTGGTGACCGCCGACAGCTTCCTGGTCATGTTCGTCGGCTGGGAGGGCGTGGGGCTTTGTTCCTACCTGCTGATCGGCTTCTTCTACGAAAAGAAAAGCGCCGCCGACGCCGGTAAGAAAGCCTTCGTGGTCAACCGCATCGGCGATTTCGGTTTCCTGCTGGCGATCTTCCTCGTGTTTTACAACTTCGGCACGCTGGAATTCGAGGGCGTGGCCAAGCATACGGCCGGGGTCGGTTCGGGGCTCATCACGGTGATCTGCCTGCTGCTGTTTTTGGGCGCGACGGGCAAAAGCGCGCAGATTCCGCTCTTTTTCTGGCTACCCGACGCGATGGAGGGCCCGACGCCGGTCAGCGCCCTGATCCACGCCGCGACCATGGTCACCGCGGGTGTGTATATGATCGCCCGCACGCACTTCCTTTACGATCTTGCTCCGCTGGCGCAGGCCCTGGTGGCGTCGGTCGGCATCTTGACCGCGTTCTTCGCGGCGACCATTGCCTTTGCCCAGCGCGACCTCAAACGCATCCTCGCCTACTCGACGATCAGCCAGCTCGGCTACATGTTCGTGGGCGTCGGCGTCGGCGCGTACGCGGCGGGCGTCTTCCACCTGATGACCCACGCCTTCTTCAAGGCGTTGCTCTTTTTGAGCGCCGGCAGCGTCATGCACGCGCTGCAGGGCGAACTGGACATCTACAAGATGGGCGGCCTGCGCAAGCGTATGCCGGTGACGTTCTGGACCTTCCTGATCGCCACGCTGGCCATTGCCGGGCTGCCGCCGCTATCGGGGTTCTTCTCCAAAGACGAAATCCTGTGGAAAGCCTTCTCCACGCACCTAAGCGGCGTGCCGCAAACGATCAACTACATCGTGTACGGCCTCGGCCTGCTGACCGCGTGCATGACGGCGTTCTACATGTTCCGCGCCCTCTTCCTGGCCTTCTTCGGCGAGAGCCGCATGGAACCCGATATCGAGGCCCATGTCCACGAAAGCCCGAAGGTCATGACCCTGCCGCTGGTGGCGCTGGCGTTGCTGGCGATGGTCGGCGGCCTAGTGGGGATCCCGCACGTACTGGGCGGCGGTGCGCACTTCGAGAATTGGATCGCGCAAACCGTCGGTCACGGCGAGGGGCACCACGCGCCCGCGGCGCTGGAACTCGGCCTGATGGCGCTGAGCGTGGGCGTGGCGCTGCTGGGCATTTTCCTGGCGTGGATATTCTATCGCAAGCGGGCCGAACTGCCCGCGAAGGTGGTCAACGCCTACCCGCGGCTGTACCGCTGGGTGTTCAACAAGTATTACGTCGACGAGTTCAACGACGCGGCGGTGGTGATGCCCATCAAACGGGTATCGACGCACTTCCTGTACCGCTTTATCGACGAGTTGATTATCGACGGGCTGGTCAACGGCGTGGGGCGGCTGGCCCGTTTTTGCGGCGGCGGCCTGGCGAAAATGCAGACCGGGCACGTGTACACCTACGCCTTTTCGGTGCTGTGCGGCGCGGTGGCGTTGGTGGCCTTCATGCTGTGGCGTTTGGGATGA
- the nuoK gene encoding NADH-quinone oxidoreductase subunit NuoK — MIPVSFPLITGAFLFALGAFGVIVRRNAIVVFMCIELMLNGVNLTLIGLAGHQQVVDGPVFVLFIMAVAAAEAAVGLAIIISLYRRKGTVDVSSFDSLKG, encoded by the coding sequence ATGATTCCGGTCAGTTTCCCGCTGATCACCGGCGCGTTCCTGTTCGCCCTGGGCGCTTTCGGGGTGATCGTGCGGCGTAACGCGATCGTCGTTTTCATGTGCATTGAATTGATGCTCAACGGCGTCAATCTAACGCTGATCGGCCTGGCCGGGCACCAGCAGGTGGTCGACGGACCGGTCTTTGTGTTGTTCATCATGGCCGTCGCGGCGGCCGAGGCGGCGGTGGGTTTGGCGATCATCATTTCGCTGTATCGCCGCAAGGGGACCGTGGACGTCTCCTCGTTTGATTCGTTGAAGGGTTAG
- a CDS encoding NADH-quinone oxidoreductase subunit N, with protein MSNMNFGLLAPALLVLYGMLTVLLVEILTPGDTRPRARDLPPVLALLSLAFTLGAIFVRWPGATGAEGFSGMITADRFALFGQGVIALAGVLGVLTAWNYLRTVGEDHSEFYALLLSAVFGAMIMVGAADLVMVFLGLEILSISAYVLAGFLRLRTESGESALKYFFLGAFSTGFLLYGIALVFGATGSTHLTTIATKIDGESAMLLVGLALILVGFGFKIAAFPFHVWTPDVYQGAPSPVAGFMAAAVKTASFVTMLRVLMVAFGDLIGEWGFILYYLAIATMVFGNFGALVQNHLKRLLAYSSIAHAGYLLVGVSAVMRCPSEGLGAVLFYLLAYTLMTVGAFAVVGHLSRREADADHLDTYRGLAKRHPWLAGGLTIYLMSMAGLPPLIGFVGKFALFAAAVKAELVQLAVVGILTSAVSVYYYIRVVYIMYMTEPEADAPVAVGQPQDWPGKAALIVTAVLVVLLGIVPGPWLAWARASARFLLGE; from the coding sequence ATGAGCAACATGAATTTCGGACTGCTGGCGCCTGCGCTTCTCGTGCTCTACGGGATGCTCACGGTGTTGCTGGTCGAAATCCTCACGCCCGGCGACACCCGGCCGCGCGCCCGCGACCTGCCCCCGGTGCTGGCGTTGCTCTCGCTCGCGTTCACCCTGGGCGCGATATTCGTCCGCTGGCCCGGCGCCACGGGTGCCGAGGGTTTCAGCGGCATGATCACGGCGGACCGCTTCGCGCTCTTCGGCCAGGGAGTGATCGCCTTGGCCGGCGTCCTGGGCGTGTTGACCGCCTGGAACTACCTGCGCACGGTCGGGGAAGATCACAGCGAATTCTACGCCCTGCTGCTCAGCGCGGTGTTCGGCGCGATGATCATGGTGGGCGCCGCCGATTTGGTGATGGTCTTCCTGGGGTTGGAAATTCTGTCCATCAGCGCCTACGTGCTGGCCGGCTTTCTGCGGCTGCGCACCGAGTCCGGCGAAAGCGCGCTTAAATACTTCTTCCTCGGGGCGTTTTCCACGGGCTTTTTGCTCTACGGCATCGCCCTGGTATTCGGCGCGACCGGCTCGACGCACCTGACGACCATCGCGACGAAAATCGACGGCGAAAGCGCCATGTTGCTGGTCGGGCTGGCCCTGATTCTGGTCGGCTTCGGCTTCAAAATCGCCGCCTTCCCCTTCCACGTTTGGACGCCGGACGTGTACCAAGGGGCGCCGAGCCCGGTAGCCGGTTTCATGGCGGCGGCGGTGAAAACAGCGTCGTTCGTCACAATGCTGCGCGTATTGATGGTGGCTTTCGGCGATTTGATCGGCGAGTGGGGATTCATCCTCTATTACCTGGCGATCGCCACGATGGTTTTCGGCAATTTCGGGGCGCTGGTGCAAAACCACCTCAAACGGCTGTTGGCGTATTCGTCGATCGCCCACGCGGGATACCTGCTGGTCGGCGTCAGCGCCGTCATGCGCTGCCCGTCCGAAGGCCTGGGGGCCGTGTTGTTCTACCTGCTGGCCTACACCTTGATGACCGTCGGCGCGTTCGCGGTGGTCGGCCACCTGTCGCGGCGCGAGGCCGACGCGGATCACCTCGACACCTATCGCGGCTTGGCCAAACGCCACCCCTGGCTGGCGGGCGGTTTGACGATTTACCTGATGAGCATGGCCGGGTTGCCGCCGCTGATCGGTTTCGTTGGCAAATTCGCGCTCTTTGCCGCCGCGGTGAAGGCCGAACTGGTCCAGTTGGCCGTGGTGGGCATCCTGACCAGCGCGGTATCCGTGTACTACTACATTCGGGTCGTCTACATCATGTATATGACCGAGCCCGAGGCCGACGCCCCCGTGGCGGTCGGTCAGCCGCAGGATTGGCCCGGCAAGGCGGCGCTGATCGTCACCGCGGTGCTGGTTGTGCTGCTGGGCATCGTGCCCGGCCCCTGGCTTGCCTGGGCCCGCGCGAGCGCCCGTTTTCTGCTGGGCGAGTAG
- a CDS encoding deoxyhypusine synthase family protein: MEKRKARKKIEKMETYKPKLTPRARQRKKKVLDNPTRSMEPKKGMRVADMVDAMKGMSIQARNIGNCARVLDGMYTDKRRPTVFLGLAGPLIAAGLRNVIRELIAGGYVDVVVSTGAILYQDIYQARGYKHFQGSPLADDRVLREMFIDRIYDTFVDEEAFWETDMWIGKKAGELPPGIYSSRQFMDYVGSLLHDEKSIVRTCHKRGVPMFVPALNDSSIGIGLTEHRHRCRLLDKPGVVIDSIQDNYELTQIVVQSNASAAFYVAGGVPKNYINDAVVMGYIFNQERGHDYALQVTTAVVSDGGLSSSTLREATSWGKIDPRARYSMAWVEPSVALPLLAQYTFDRHPKRKPIKYTWDNDILKATELPPAAKKPTKRPRRR, translated from the coding sequence ATGGAAAAGCGCAAAGCTCGCAAGAAAATCGAGAAGATGGAAACATACAAGCCCAAGTTGACCCCGCGGGCCCGCCAGCGAAAGAAAAAGGTGCTCGATAATCCCACGCGGTCGATGGAGCCGAAAAAAGGCATGCGCGTGGCCGATATGGTCGACGCGATGAAGGGCATGAGCATTCAAGCGCGGAACATCGGCAACTGCGCCCGGGTACTCGACGGCATGTACACCGACAAACGACGCCCAACGGTTTTTTTGGGCCTGGCCGGGCCGCTGATCGCCGCCGGGCTTCGCAACGTGATCCGCGAACTCATCGCCGGAGGCTACGTCGACGTCGTGGTATCCACCGGGGCGATTCTCTACCAGGACATCTACCAGGCTCGCGGTTACAAGCATTTTCAAGGCAGCCCGCTGGCCGACGATCGCGTGCTGCGCGAGATGTTCATCGACCGCATCTACGACACCTTTGTGGACGAGGAAGCCTTCTGGGAAACCGACATGTGGATCGGGAAAAAAGCGGGCGAACTCCCGCCCGGCATTTATTCCAGCCGCCAATTCATGGACTACGTCGGTTCGCTGCTCCACGACGAAAAATCCATCGTTCGCACCTGCCATAAACGCGGCGTGCCGATGTTCGTGCCCGCGCTCAACGACTCTTCGATCGGCATCGGGCTGACCGAGCATCGCCACCGCTGCCGGCTGCTGGATAAGCCGGGGGTCGTGATCGATTCCATCCAAGACAATTACGAACTGACCCAAATCGTGGTGCAATCCAACGCGTCGGCGGCGTTTTACGTGGCCGGCGGGGTGCCGAAAAACTACATCAACGACGCCGTGGTCATGGGCTACATTTTCAACCAGGAGCGCGGCCACGATTACGCCCTGCAGGTGACCACGGCGGTGGTCAGCGACGGCGGACTCTCCAGCAGCACGCTGCGTGAAGCCACTAGTTGGGGGAAAATCGACCCGCGGGCCCGTTACTCTATGGCCTGGGTCGAGCCGAGCGTGGCGCTGCCCCTGTTGGCGCAGTACACCTTCGACCGGCATCCGAAACGCAAGCCGATCAAGTACACCTGGGACAACGACATCTTGAAGGCGACCGAACTGCCGCCGGCGGCGAAGAAGCCAACCAAGCGCCCGCGCCGTCGTTAG
- a CDS encoding ATP-binding protein → MEEICHHIMDLAENSTAAGASLVEIVIIEDEKDDWLTIEIQDNGRGFNNQVRDELNGPISKCSSCGIGLTLFSRACEEAAGKMEVTDSEAGGALVRGSMRLSHEDSKPLGDVNETLITLIMGSPGVNWVFRHEKIHADGTTVKLFLDTQKMREEVGGVPLAHPEAIRRIRVSLRQQQATLNE, encoded by the coding sequence ATGGAAGAAATCTGCCACCACATTATGGACCTTGCGGAAAACAGCACCGCTGCGGGGGCCAGCCTCGTGGAAATCGTGATCATCGAAGATGAGAAAGACGACTGGCTGACCATCGAGATTCAAGACAACGGCCGCGGCTTCAACAACCAGGTGCGTGACGAACTCAACGGACCGATATCCAAATGCAGTTCGTGCGGCATCGGCCTGACGCTCTTTTCCCGCGCTTGCGAAGAGGCCGCCGGGAAGATGGAGGTCACCGATTCCGAGGCGGGCGGTGCCTTGGTGCGCGGCAGCATGCGGCTGAGCCATGAGGACAGCAAGCCGCTGGGCGACGTGAACGAGACGTTGATCACGCTGATCATGGGTTCGCCGGGCGTGAATTGGGTGTTTCGGCACGAGAAAATCCACGCCGACGGCACGACCGTGAAACTGTTTCTGGACACGCAAAAAATGCGGGAGGAAGTCGGCGGCGTGCCGCTGGCGCATCCCGAGGCGATACGGCGCATTCGCGTCAGCCTGCGGCAGCAGCAGGCGACGTTGAACGAATAA